A region from the Tigriopus californicus strain San Diego chromosome 9, Tcal_SD_v2.1, whole genome shotgun sequence genome encodes:
- the LOC131886147 gene encoding uncharacterized protein LOC131886147: protein MKVLILCLSVLLPALVLADNDCAKHRFARGECAVLFDDSKCGGWKYPVKTGYHELSFRRRNDVESLIVKEGCKFTGYDHDGTTAKERGDFVIVDARNSRRPEVRELKGDKMDERISSLQCFCEYQGRPSFVGK from the coding sequence ATGAAGGTCCTCATCCTCTGTCTCAGTGTCCTCTTGCCTGCCTTGGTCTTGGCCGATAATGACTGTGCCAAGCACCGTTTCGCTCGGGGCGAATGTGCCGTCCTCTTCGACGATAGTAAATGCGGAGGCTGGAAGTATCCGGTGAAAACCGGCTACCATGAGCTCTCATTCCGACGACGCAACGATGTGGAGTCTTTGATCGTGAAGGAGGGCTGCAAGTTTACGGGCTATGATCACGATGGAACCACGGCCAAGGAGAGGGGAGATTTTGTGATTGTGGATGCCCGCAACAGTCGCCGTCCGGAGGTGAGGGAGCTCAAGGGGGACAAAATGGACGAGAGGATCTCTTCTTTGCAGTGCTTCTGCGAATACCAAGGCCGACCCAGTTTCGTTGGAAAATAG